From a region of the Agrobacterium larrymoorei genome:
- a CDS encoding alpha/beta hydrolase fold domain-containing protein, with amino-acid sequence MQTQWQQLGCGKAAKPPLLVRRYEGVKTLRNPPVVLYLRGGSFLEEGSDRPELPVARALAENGVVVVEANYSEASGNEFPLVIDCAYEALDYLNNDRKSFGSAKSPLFVAGEEAGGNVAAGLALKARDRMPGKLAGQVLLSPMIDPMMTTESFREADRIGMRQRWADGWSHYLAKACGFFHPYAAPCQCTRLNRVAPALIFTADDDPLRDETVNYAERLIGSDVCVRQHVFPPGIGWTGLYRGDGGPWVSSVCSEFLTFVRDLKV; translated from the coding sequence ATGCAGACGCAATGGCAACAGCTCGGGTGTGGGAAAGCGGCCAAACCGCCTCTCCTCGTGCGCCGTTACGAAGGTGTGAAGACCCTGCGCAACCCGCCAGTCGTTCTCTATCTCAGAGGTGGTTCCTTTCTCGAAGAAGGATCGGACCGCCCCGAACTGCCCGTGGCTCGTGCCTTGGCTGAAAACGGCGTCGTCGTCGTGGAAGCCAATTACAGCGAGGCTTCAGGCAACGAGTTTCCACTGGTGATCGATTGCGCCTATGAGGCGCTGGATTACCTGAATAACGACCGCAAGAGTTTCGGCAGCGCCAAGTCCCCCTTGTTCGTTGCCGGAGAAGAAGCGGGTGGTAACGTGGCAGCGGGTCTGGCGCTCAAAGCGCGGGACCGGATGCCGGGCAAGCTTGCGGGACAGGTTCTCCTGTCCCCGATGATCGATCCGATGATGACGACGGAATCGTTCCGTGAGGCAGACCGGATTGGAATGCGGCAGCGTTGGGCGGATGGTTGGAGCCATTATCTGGCAAAGGCCTGCGGCTTCTTTCACCCTTACGCCGCGCCCTGCCAGTGCACCCGGCTTAACCGGGTTGCTCCGGCACTGATTTTCACGGCGGATGACGATCCGCTGCGAGACGAGACCGTCAATTACGCAGAACGGCTCATCGGATCGGATGTCTGCGTAAGACAACATGTTTTCCCGCCCGGCATCGGCTGGACGGGTCTATATCGCGGCGATGGAGGCCCCTGGGTTTCGTCTGTCTGTTCGGAGTTCCTGACCTTCGTCCGCGACCTTAAAGTTTAG
- a CDS encoding LysR family transcriptional regulator, with the protein MDQLSAMRVFTRVVETGNFSRAATALNMPKTTVTNMVQALEGHLQTTLLNRTTRRVMLTTDGALYYERAAQILSEIEELDGSMSSAQVQPSGKLRVEMAGVFADMMIIPNLCDFYQRYPQIRLDLGVGDRLVDYMAENVDCALRVGTLRDQSLIARKVGDLHFATYASPSYIQRFGMPEQPENLETDHHGVGYLNAANGQIMSMSFVDDSRSAEITPRYIVSANDSRTYLTAALGGLGIAQLPVFMARDHAERGELVQVLPAWRNETMPIYIVYPQTRHVTNKVRVFVDWLAKTVHTSL; encoded by the coding sequence ATGGATCAACTGTCTGCTATGCGCGTCTTTACCCGTGTCGTGGAAACGGGCAACTTCAGCCGTGCCGCAACCGCGCTCAACATGCCCAAGACCACCGTCACCAACATGGTGCAGGCGCTTGAAGGCCACCTTCAGACCACGCTTCTGAACCGGACGACCCGCCGCGTCATGCTGACCACGGATGGCGCTTTATATTACGAGCGCGCCGCACAAATTCTCTCGGAAATTGAAGAACTTGATGGCAGCATGTCCAGTGCTCAGGTTCAGCCGTCCGGCAAGCTCCGCGTTGAAATGGCGGGCGTCTTTGCGGATATGATGATCATTCCAAATCTATGCGACTTCTACCAGCGCTACCCTCAAATCCGTCTCGATCTGGGTGTGGGGGACCGGCTGGTGGATTATATGGCAGAAAACGTCGATTGCGCCTTGCGGGTGGGCACCTTGCGCGACCAGTCGCTTATTGCCAGAAAAGTAGGCGATCTGCATTTCGCGACCTATGCCTCACCATCTTACATACAAAGATTTGGAATGCCAGAGCAACCGGAGAACCTCGAGACGGATCATCACGGGGTGGGTTATCTCAATGCCGCGAACGGTCAGATCATGTCGATGTCATTCGTAGACGATTCGCGAAGTGCCGAAATCACGCCGCGCTATATCGTTTCCGCCAATGACAGCCGCACCTATCTCACGGCAGCTTTGGGCGGGCTGGGCATCGCGCAGCTTCCCGTTTTCATGGCGCGGGATCACGCAGAGCGTGGAGAGTTGGTTCAGGTGCTACCCGCATGGCGCAACGAAACCATGCCGATCTACATCGTCTATCCGCAGACGCGCCATGTTACCAACAAGGTCCGTGTCTTCGTGGATTGGCTGGCGAAGACGGTTCACACCAGCCTTTGA
- a CDS encoding NAD(P)-dependent alcohol dehydrogenase: MKALVLEEKGKLSLRDFDLPNTLGPKDVKIRTHTVGICGSDVHYYTHGKIGHFVVNAPMVLGHEASGTVLEVGADVTHLKAGDRVCMEPGIPDPTSRAAKLGIYNVDPAVTFWATPPVHGCLAPEVVHPAAFTYKLPDNVSFGEGAMVEPFAIGMQAALRARIQPGDVAVVTGAGPIGMMVALAALAGGCAKVIVADLAQPKLDIIGAYEGIETVNIRERSLPEAVAQATDGWGCDIVFECSGAAPAILGMAKLARPGGAIVLVGMPVDPVPVDIVGLQAKELRVETVFRYANVYDRAIALIGSGKVDLKPLISATLPFEDSIAGFDRAVEARETDVKLQILMPQ, from the coding sequence ATGAAGGCTCTGGTTCTGGAGGAAAAGGGAAAGCTGTCGCTGCGCGATTTCGATCTCCCGAATACGCTCGGTCCGAAGGATGTAAAAATCCGCACCCACACCGTTGGCATCTGCGGATCGGATGTCCATTATTATACCCACGGCAAGATCGGACATTTCGTCGTCAACGCTCCGATGGTTCTGGGGCATGAGGCATCCGGCACGGTTCTGGAAGTCGGTGCGGATGTCACGCATCTGAAGGCAGGCGACCGTGTTTGCATGGAGCCGGGCATTCCCGACCCGACCTCGCGCGCGGCGAAACTCGGTATCTACAACGTCGATCCCGCCGTTACTTTCTGGGCAACGCCGCCGGTTCACGGTTGCCTTGCGCCGGAAGTCGTCCACCCTGCGGCTTTCACTTACAAGCTGCCGGATAACGTGTCCTTCGGTGAAGGCGCGATGGTGGAGCCTTTCGCCATCGGCATGCAGGCTGCGCTCAGAGCACGCATTCAGCCGGGCGATGTCGCTGTCGTAACCGGTGCCGGTCCCATCGGCATGATGGTGGCACTTGCGGCGCTGGCTGGCGGCTGCGCCAAGGTCATCGTCGCCGATCTCGCCCAGCCAAAGCTCGATATCATCGGTGCCTATGAGGGTATCGAGACCGTCAACATTCGCGAGCGCTCGCTGCCGGAAGCCGTTGCGCAGGCAACGGATGGCTGGGGATGCGATATCGTGTTCGAATGCTCCGGTGCGGCCCCGGCTATCCTCGGCATGGCAAAGCTTGCTCGCCCGGGCGGTGCAATCGTGTTGGTCGGCATGCCGGTGGACCCCGTTCCTGTCGATATCGTCGGCCTTCAGGCAAAAGAACTACGCGTGGAAACGGTGTTCCGTTACGCCAATGTCTACGACCGCGCCATCGCCTTGATCGGCTCCGGCAAGGTCGATCTCAAGCCGCTGATTTCCGCCACGCTTCCTTTCGAAGACAGCATTGCTGGCTTTGACCGCGCCGTCGAAGCCCGGGAAACGGATGTAAAGCTGCAAATTCTCATGCCGCAATGA
- a CDS encoding AraC family transcriptional regulator: MQPDLELVHIRKGESFAAWRHGYPFRTVRWHYHPEYEIHLVVATSGTFYIGDFVGSFKPGQLIMTGPNLPQNWISEIEAGEVVPARSLVIQFPEIFIEEASASMPEMDAIRPLLERSRRGLLFDDETSERVRPLIERLIEAQGIKRLALFWEILDLLVNAPDYEVLASLSFELDLTGIGDSGINRALSYLRQNLTDQIEEAELADMVGQSQSAFSRAFKRHTGTTLVRYRNQLRVDLACQMLLSDQDVKVAEVCYEVGFSNLSNFNRHFLKLKGMSPSQFRTTFAAQKAFVMAD, from the coding sequence ATGCAACCCGATCTGGAACTGGTCCATATACGCAAGGGCGAATCCTTCGCTGCCTGGCGGCATGGCTATCCGTTCAGAACGGTTCGCTGGCATTACCACCCCGAATATGAAATCCATCTGGTCGTCGCCACGTCGGGCACCTTTTACATCGGTGATTTCGTCGGCAGCTTCAAACCGGGCCAGTTGATCATGACCGGGCCCAATCTTCCCCAGAATTGGATCAGTGAAATCGAAGCGGGCGAAGTCGTGCCTGCGCGTTCCCTTGTCATCCAGTTTCCAGAAATCTTCATCGAGGAAGCATCCGCGTCCATGCCGGAAATGGATGCGATCCGTCCGCTTCTGGAGCGCAGCCGTCGCGGTCTTCTCTTCGATGACGAGACCAGCGAGCGCGTGCGCCCTCTGATCGAGCGGCTGATCGAAGCGCAGGGTATCAAGCGGCTGGCGCTGTTCTGGGAGATACTCGATCTCCTCGTGAACGCGCCAGATTATGAGGTGCTGGCAAGCCTCAGCTTTGAGCTGGACCTGACAGGCATCGGCGATAGCGGCATCAACAGGGCGCTGTCCTATCTGCGCCAGAACCTGACCGACCAGATCGAGGAGGCCGAGCTTGCCGATATGGTCGGGCAAAGCCAGAGCGCGTTCTCGCGTGCTTTCAAAAGACATACGGGCACGACACTGGTGCGCTATCGCAATCAACTGCGGGTGGATCTTGCCTGCCAGATGCTGCTCAGCGATCAGGACGTGAAAGTGGCGGAGGTCTGCTATGAGGTGGGCTTCTCCAACCTGTCGAATTTCAACCGGCATTTCCTCAAGCTGAAGGGAATGTCACCGTCTCAATTCCGCACGACATTCGCGGCCCAGAAGGCCTTCGTCATGGCGGACTGA
- a CDS encoding ABC transporter substrate-binding protein — translation MKSKLLMASVALAMMAAPALAQEKLKIGMTFQELNNPYFVSMQEALKEAAASIGADVVVTDAGHDVAKQISDVEDMLQQKIDILLLNPTDSAGIEAAVHAAKAAGVIVVAVDANANGPVDTFVGSKNRDAGYMSCKHLAESLGGKGEVAILDGIPVVPILQRVEGCKAALAEFKDVKLVDTQNGRQDRSVALGVVENMIQSRPNLAGIFSVNDGGAMGALAAIQGSGKDIKLTSVDGAPEAVKAIADGTAFIETTAQFPRDQVRVGLAMALAQKWGARVVPKEVPIDVMVVDSKNAADFSW, via the coding sequence ATGAAATCGAAATTGTTGATGGCTTCGGTAGCACTCGCAATGATGGCTGCTCCAGCGCTTGCGCAGGAAAAGCTTAAGATCGGCATGACGTTCCAGGAGCTGAACAATCCCTACTTCGTGTCCATGCAGGAAGCGCTGAAGGAAGCGGCAGCAAGCATTGGTGCTGACGTTGTCGTAACCGATGCGGGCCATGATGTCGCCAAGCAGATTTCCGACGTGGAAGACATGTTGCAGCAGAAGATCGACATTCTCCTGCTGAACCCGACCGACAGCGCCGGTATCGAAGCTGCCGTTCATGCAGCCAAAGCCGCAGGCGTCATCGTTGTTGCCGTGGATGCGAACGCCAACGGCCCGGTCGATACCTTCGTCGGCTCCAAGAACCGCGATGCGGGATATATGTCCTGCAAGCATCTGGCGGAATCGCTGGGCGGCAAGGGTGAAGTCGCAATCCTCGACGGTATTCCGGTCGTTCCGATCCTGCAGCGCGTCGAAGGCTGCAAGGCCGCTCTCGCCGAGTTTAAGGACGTCAAGCTTGTCGATACGCAGAATGGCCGTCAGGATCGCTCGGTAGCGCTTGGCGTTGTCGAAAACATGATCCAGTCCCGCCCCAATCTCGCAGGCATCTTTTCCGTCAATGACGGTGGTGCAATGGGTGCTTTGGCCGCCATTCAGGGCTCCGGCAAGGACATCAAGCTGACCTCGGTCGACGGCGCGCCGGAAGCTGTCAAGGCGATTGCTGACGGTACGGCCTTCATCGAAACGACCGCGCAGTTCCCGCGTGACCAGGTTCGCGTCGGTCTTGCCATGGCGCTTGCCCAGAAGTGGGGCGCTCGCGTCGTGCCGAAGGAAGTTCCAATCGACGTCATGGTTGTCGACAGCAAGAACGCTGCCGATTTCAGCTGGTAA
- a CDS encoding sugar ABC transporter ATP-binding protein, producing MLELNGIRKSFGKIEVLQGVDLNVRAGEVHALLGENGAGKSTLMKILCGIIQPTEGTIRINGTEHQFANYDEAIAAGVGIVFQEFSLIPYLNAVENMFLAREIRGPLGLLNTKAMRTRAAEIMRMLAVDVPLDMPVHRLSVAEQQFVEIAKALSLDARILVLDEPTATLTPSEVEHLFKVMRELRKQGVAIIFISHHLEEIFEICDRITVLRDGEFIGSCDVADVDNDRLVEMMVGRRIENNFPPKPVIDATAPVVIEVEEIQLKKTGPVSRFALRQGEILGFAGLVGSGRTETVLAMLGAHSATRCKVRVNGTEKRFSGPDEALEYGIGLLPESRKDEGLITSFSILQNISLNNYRKYRKYQWFIDMNKELEHTERAMEQVRVKAQGPYARLDTLSGGNQQKVVIARWLNHTMNVLIFDEPTRGIDVGAKAEIYALMREFTQKGHSIIMISSELPEVIGMSDRVCVFRSGGIVATVEGDDINSETIMTNATTGRLEHVA from the coding sequence ATGCTTGAACTGAATGGGATCAGAAAAAGCTTCGGCAAGATCGAGGTTCTACAGGGTGTGGACTTGAATGTCCGCGCGGGCGAAGTTCATGCGCTTCTGGGCGAAAACGGCGCTGGCAAGTCCACGCTCATGAAAATCCTCTGCGGCATCATCCAGCCCACCGAGGGCACGATCCGCATCAACGGCACCGAGCATCAATTCGCCAATTACGATGAGGCGATTGCCGCAGGCGTCGGCATCGTCTTTCAGGAATTCAGCCTCATCCCCTATCTCAACGCCGTCGAGAACATGTTTCTGGCACGCGAAATACGCGGGCCTCTGGGACTGTTGAACACGAAAGCAATGCGCACCCGCGCTGCCGAGATCATGCGCATGCTGGCGGTTGACGTTCCGCTCGATATGCCGGTGCACCGGCTTTCCGTGGCAGAACAGCAATTCGTGGAAATCGCCAAGGCATTGTCGCTCGATGCCCGCATTCTGGTGCTGGACGAACCGACCGCCACACTGACACCCTCCGAGGTCGAACATCTGTTCAAGGTCATGCGCGAGCTGCGCAAGCAGGGTGTCGCGATCATCTTCATTTCCCACCACCTCGAAGAAATCTTCGAAATCTGCGACCGGATCACGGTTCTGCGCGACGGAGAGTTCATCGGCTCCTGCGATGTCGCGGATGTGGATAATGATCGTCTTGTGGAGATGATGGTCGGTCGCCGCATCGAAAACAATTTCCCACCAAAGCCCGTCATCGATGCAACCGCCCCGGTGGTGATTGAGGTGGAGGAAATCCAGCTGAAGAAGACCGGTCCCGTTTCCCGCTTTGCGCTGCGGCAGGGTGAGATACTGGGTTTTGCCGGGCTTGTCGGGTCCGGTCGTACCGAAACCGTGCTTGCCATGCTGGGCGCTCATTCCGCGACCCGTTGCAAGGTGCGGGTGAATGGAACGGAAAAGCGCTTTTCCGGCCCGGATGAAGCATTGGAATATGGCATCGGTCTTCTGCCGGAAAGCCGCAAGGACGAGGGGCTGATTACCAGCTTCTCCATTCTTCAGAACATCTCGCTCAACAATTACCGCAAGTATCGCAAGTACCAGTGGTTCATCGATATGAACAAGGAGCTGGAACATACCGAGCGGGCCATGGAGCAGGTTCGCGTCAAGGCGCAGGGGCCCTATGCGCGGCTGGATACGCTGTCCGGCGGCAATCAGCAGAAGGTCGTCATTGCCCGCTGGCTGAACCACACCATGAATGTGCTGATCTTCGATGAGCCGACGCGCGGTATCGATGTGGGCGCCAAGGCGGAAATCTACGCCCTGATGCGCGAGTTTACCCAGAAGGGCCACTCCATCATCATGATTTCATCCGAACTGCCGGAAGTCATCGGCATGTCAGACCGCGTCTGCGTCTTCCGCTCCGGCGGCATCGTGGCGACGGTGGAAGGCGATGACATCAATTCAGAAACAATAATGACAAACGCAACGACCGGGAGGCTTGAACATGTCGCTTGA
- a CDS encoding ABC transporter permease, with protein MSLDTNTATTGKAAGFSFGRLLHSPLALPLAGLIVVSILMGLASDNFFSLNNIMNVLRQVSVVGILAVGMTFVILTGGIDLSVGAVMALVGTLSAGLMVNYGVPASLSLVIGLFIGLGIGLLNGILVAWGKMPAIIVTLATMGMARGLGLIYSGGYPVSGIPSWISWFGVGRVGVVPVPVIIMVVIYGIAWVLLQRTAFGRHVYALGGNETAARLSGVKTRRVKLAVYGISGLTAAFAAVILTGRLMSGQPNAGVGFELDAIAAVVLGGTAIAGGRGLILGTLIGAILLGILNNGLNLMGINPYLQDVIKGAIILLAIYIGREWR; from the coding sequence ATGTCGCTTGATACAAACACGGCTACGACTGGAAAGGCCGCTGGATTCAGCTTTGGTCGTTTGCTTCATTCGCCGCTGGCTCTGCCTTTGGCGGGCCTAATCGTGGTGTCTATCCTCATGGGTCTGGCAAGCGACAATTTCTTCAGCCTCAACAACATCATGAACGTGCTGCGTCAGGTCTCCGTTGTCGGCATCCTCGCGGTCGGCATGACCTTCGTCATTCTGACGGGCGGTATCGATCTTTCCGTCGGCGCGGTCATGGCGCTGGTGGGAACGCTGAGCGCCGGGTTGATGGTCAATTACGGCGTGCCAGCCTCGCTCTCTCTGGTTATCGGCCTCTTCATCGGTCTCGGCATAGGTCTCTTGAACGGCATTCTGGTTGCCTGGGGCAAGATGCCCGCCATCATCGTCACGCTGGCCACCATGGGCATGGCGCGCGGTCTGGGTCTGATCTATTCCGGCGGTTATCCGGTCAGCGGCATTCCAAGCTGGATTTCCTGGTTCGGCGTCGGTCGCGTCGGCGTCGTTCCGGTGCCGGTCATCATCATGGTGGTAATCTACGGCATCGCCTGGGTGCTGTTGCAGCGCACCGCTTTCGGTCGTCACGTCTACGCGCTCGGTGGCAATGAAACCGCTGCGCGCCTCTCCGGCGTCAAGACGCGCCGCGTCAAGCTCGCGGTCTACGGCATTTCCGGCCTGACCGCCGCCTTCGCAGCCGTCATCCTCACCGGCCGCCTGATGAGTGGTCAGCCTAATGCGGGTGTCGGCTTCGAACTCGATGCCATTGCCGCCGTCGTTCTTGGCGGAACAGCCATCGCAGGCGGTCGCGGCCTCATCCTTGGCACGCTGATTGGCGCAATCCTTCTCGGCATCCTCAATAATGGCCTGAACCTCATGGGCATCAACCCTTATCTTCAGGATGTCATCAAGGGCGCGATCATTCTGCTCGCCATCTATATCGGGCGCGAATGGCGCTGA
- a CDS encoding SDR family oxidoreductase, whose translation MSESLQGKVAVITGAASGIGLATTEALLEQGATVVMVDWNEAALNELASKLGERAIPQVTNLLDADSCNAMVPDILQKVDHIDILYCNAGTYIGGDLTETTPEAIDKMLNLNVNAVMKNVHAVVPHMSERKTGDIIVTCSIAGHFPTYWEPVYSGSKWAITSFVQGMRRQMIPHGVRVAQVSPGPVVSALLADWPEENLRKAKESGSLIDASEVADAVVYMLTRKRTVTIRDMLVLPTNFDRV comes from the coding sequence ATGTCTGAATCACTGCAGGGCAAGGTGGCCGTTATTACCGGTGCTGCGTCCGGTATCGGCCTTGCCACCACGGAAGCGCTGCTGGAGCAGGGCGCAACCGTCGTCATGGTGGACTGGAACGAAGCCGCTTTGAACGAACTCGCAAGCAAGCTTGGCGAGCGGGCAATTCCACAGGTAACCAACCTTCTGGATGCCGACAGCTGCAACGCCATGGTGCCGGATATTCTTCAGAAGGTCGATCATATCGACATTCTTTATTGCAATGCAGGCACCTATATCGGTGGCGATCTGACGGAAACGACGCCGGAAGCCATCGACAAGATGCTCAACCTCAACGTCAACGCCGTGATGAAGAACGTTCATGCCGTCGTGCCGCATATGAGCGAGCGCAAGACGGGCGACATTATCGTCACCTGCTCGATTGCCGGTCACTTCCCGACCTACTGGGAGCCGGTTTATTCCGGTTCGAAATGGGCCATTACCAGCTTCGTGCAGGGCATGCGCCGCCAGATGATCCCGCATGGCGTGCGCGTCGCGCAGGTCTCTCCTGGGCCCGTTGTCTCCGCGCTTCTGGCGGACTGGCCGGAAGAAAATCTGCGCAAGGCGAAGGAATCCGGTAGCCTTATCGATGCAAGCGAAGTCGCGGATGCGGTCGTCTATATGCTGACGCGCAAGCGCACCGTCACCATTCGTGACATGCTGGTGCTGCCCACGAACTTCGACCGCGTTTGA
- a CDS encoding FGGY-family carbohydrate kinase, translating into MAQYLIGVDVGTGSARAGVFDTAGRLLGTAKRPIDMHREDGGIVEQSSEQIWRAVCGSVRESVARAGVDPAQVIGVGFDATCSLVVRGQAGETLAVGDPAHPERDVIVWMDHRAVEQAERINAGNHDVLKYVGGRISPEMETPKLLWLKENKPDIYARAEHFFDLTDFLTWKASGALDRSACTVTCKWTYLAHERRWDDAYFRAIGLEDLADQGFARIGRNVVDPGTALGQGLAAEAAEVMGLKPGTAVAAGLIDAHAGGVGTVAAGGNAFNCLGYVFGTSSCTMTTTKEPAFVPGVWGPYYSAMVPGAWLNEGGQSAAGAAIDHLVQLHPATKEATDIAAREGKSLPQWLADRAVEIAGSPSGAVRLADNLHVVPEFLGNRAPFADPHARAVIMGYGMETGPDSLVALYVAGICGLGYGLRQIIETQAKNGAPVETISVSGGAGAHPLIQQLLADATSLPVEITECEEPVLLGSAMLGAVASGAFPDLQTAMPAMSRVATRCNPHEENGAVQKARYEAFLTLQRTAREIRTATKAATHSA; encoded by the coding sequence ATGGCTCAGTATCTGATCGGGGTGGATGTTGGCACCGGCTCCGCACGCGCCGGGGTTTTCGATACCGCAGGTCGGCTGCTGGGCACGGCAAAGCGTCCCATCGATATGCATCGTGAAGATGGCGGCATCGTCGAACAATCCAGCGAGCAGATATGGCGCGCTGTATGCGGCTCCGTCAGGGAAAGCGTTGCCCGCGCCGGGGTCGATCCGGCGCAGGTCATCGGCGTCGGCTTCGATGCGACATGTTCGCTCGTTGTGCGGGGACAGGCAGGCGAGACGCTTGCCGTTGGCGATCCGGCTCACCCCGAACGCGATGTCATCGTATGGATGGACCACCGCGCAGTCGAACAGGCCGAGCGGATCAACGCTGGAAATCATGACGTTCTGAAATATGTCGGCGGTCGCATATCGCCTGAAATGGAAACGCCGAAGCTTCTCTGGCTGAAAGAGAACAAGCCAGATATCTATGCCCGCGCCGAACATTTCTTCGACCTCACGGATTTTCTGACATGGAAGGCGAGCGGCGCTCTCGACCGCTCCGCCTGCACCGTGACGTGCAAGTGGACTTATCTGGCGCATGAACGCCGCTGGGACGATGCTTATTTCCGTGCAATCGGACTTGAGGATCTGGCCGATCAGGGCTTTGCGCGCATCGGCAGAAACGTGGTCGATCCGGGCACGGCTCTGGGGCAAGGCCTTGCTGCCGAAGCAGCGGAGGTCATGGGTCTGAAGCCCGGAACCGCAGTTGCTGCGGGCCTGATCGATGCGCACGCAGGCGGTGTCGGCACGGTCGCAGCCGGTGGCAATGCCTTCAATTGCCTCGGCTATGTGTTTGGCACATCCTCCTGCACCATGACGACGACGAAAGAGCCTGCTTTCGTGCCGGGCGTTTGGGGGCCTTATTATTCTGCCATGGTGCCGGGTGCATGGCTGAACGAGGGTGGGCAATCTGCCGCTGGTGCTGCCATCGATCACCTCGTGCAATTGCATCCTGCGACCAAAGAGGCGACGGATATCGCCGCGCGCGAAGGCAAGTCCCTGCCACAATGGCTTGCGGACCGCGCCGTAGAGATCGCCGGTTCGCCATCCGGGGCAGTACGGCTGGCTGATAATCTCCATGTTGTACCGGAATTCCTCGGCAATCGCGCGCCCTTTGCCGATCCGCACGCACGCGCCGTGATCATGGGGTACGGCATGGAAACCGGGCCGGATTCCCTGGTCGCTCTCTATGTGGCGGGTATCTGCGGCCTCGGTTATGGTCTTCGGCAGATCATCGAGACGCAGGCGAAGAACGGTGCGCCTGTCGAGACGATCAGCGTCAGCGGTGGCGCTGGTGCGCATCCTCTGATCCAGCAATTGCTTGCCGATGCGACGAGCCTTCCGGTCGAGATTACGGAATGCGAGGAGCCCGTACTGCTCGGTTCGGCCATGCTGGGCGCGGTTGCTTCAGGCGCGTTTCCCGACTTGCAAACGGCAATGCCCGCAATGTCGCGCGTCGCCACGCGCTGCAATCCTCACGAAGAAAACGGAGCCGTCCAGAAAGCGCGTTATGAGGCATTTCTTACGCTTCAGCGCACGGCCCGCGAAATCCGCACGGCAACCAAAGCCGCAACACATTCGGCCTGA
- a CDS encoding SDR family oxidoreductase, giving the protein MQFSGKSVIITGAGKGIGRACARLMAERGAEVVALSRTQSDLDSLKGEIGGRSIQVDLADAAATRAAMAQAGTCDYLINSAGINVLESVLDMTEAGYEAVLGINLRAALIACQEFARARVAAGGGGAIVNITSIAGHRGFQDHLCYAASKAGLEGATRVLAKELGPHGIRVNAVAPTITLTELAAEAWSDPAKSAPMMVRHPLNRFAEAEEVAQSIALLLSDDSRMISGAVLPIDGGFLAV; this is encoded by the coding sequence ATGCAGTTTTCCGGCAAATCCGTCATCATTACCGGCGCAGGCAAGGGCATTGGCCGCGCATGTGCCAGGCTCATGGCGGAGCGCGGGGCGGAAGTGGTGGCGCTCAGCCGCACCCAGTCCGATCTCGATAGTCTCAAAGGCGAAATCGGCGGACGCTCCATTCAGGTCGATCTGGCCGATGCCGCCGCAACGCGGGCTGCGATGGCGCAGGCCGGAACCTGCGATTACCTGATCAACAGCGCAGGCATCAACGTGCTGGAAAGCGTGCTGGATATGACGGAGGCGGGTTACGAAGCCGTGCTCGGCATCAATCTTCGCGCTGCGCTGATTGCCTGTCAGGAATTTGCCCGCGCGCGTGTCGCTGCCGGCGGCGGCGGAGCCATCGTCAACATCACCTCCATCGCCGGTCACAGAGGCTTTCAGGACCACCTCTGCTACGCGGCCTCCAAGGCTGGTCTTGAGGGCGCAACCCGTGTGCTCGCAAAGGAACTCGGACCCCACGGCATCCGCGTCAACGCTGTCGCTCCCACGATTACGCTGACGGAGCTTGCAGCGGAAGCCTGGAGCGACCCCGCAAAAAGCGCGCCCATGATGGTGCGCCACCCGCTGAACCGTTTCGCCGAAGCGGAAGAGGTGGCGCAGAGCATCGCGCTACTGCTCTCAGACGACAGCCGGATGATCTCCGGTGCCGTGCTTCCCATCGATGGTGGCTTCCTCGCTGTTTGA
- a CDS encoding MerR family transcriptional regulator: MKSGELARRSGLSAYTIRYYERIGLLPYADRDRSSRRDYDPSILVWIAFLGRLKTTGMPIRDMLRYAALRTQGDDTVRERQAILEAHREQVRAQIENLQDCLLVLDQKIAGYAGEDQRMKDYDAISTPSGRKQAGTRTTRTR, from the coding sequence ATGAAGAGCGGTGAACTTGCAAGGCGCTCTGGCCTTTCGGCCTATACCATCCGCTATTACGAGCGGATCGGCCTGCTGCCCTATGCCGATCGCGATCGCTCCAGCAGACGCGATTACGACCCGTCGATTCTCGTCTGGATAGCCTTTCTCGGTCGCCTGAAAACGACCGGGATGCCAATCAGGGATATGTTGCGCTACGCCGCTTTGAGAACGCAGGGTGACGACACCGTGCGGGAGCGGCAGGCAATCCTCGAAGCGCATCGCGAGCAGGTGCGGGCACAGATCGAAAATCTTCAAGATTGCCTCCTCGTCCTTGACCAGAAGATCGCCGGATATGCTGGCGAAGATCAGAGGATGAAGGATTATGACGCAATCTCTACCCCATCAGGAAGAAAGCAGGCTGGAACGCGGACAACGCGCACTCGCTGA